A single window of Gemmatimonadota bacterium DNA harbors:
- a CDS encoding 3-deoxy-7-phosphoheptulonate synthase: MKYHTDDTRITGMEEVVAPEVLLRDLPVSDAASQLVFSSRARISDIIHGRDDRLLVVVGPCSIHDPAAALEYGTRLKAEADRWKEVLEIVMRVYFEKPRTTVGWKGLINDPYLNNSFGVNEGLRIARGLLRDLVDMGLATGTEYLDPISPQYSGDLVCWGAIGARTTESQVHRQLASGLSCPIGFKNSTLGSVQVAVDAVRAARSSHIFLSVTKQGRSAIFSTSGNEDCHIILRGGSDGPNYDSASVRAATALLRAAGLPPRLMIDLSHANSRKEYKRQLEACADVCDQLRTGEEGIMGVMIESNLVEGAQALDPGQKLVYGQSVTDACLGWEDTLGCLESLAEVNQARMAFLAAGAT, from the coding sequence ATGAAGTACCATACCGACGACACGCGAATCACCGGGATGGAGGAGGTGGTCGCGCCCGAGGTCTTGCTCCGAGATCTTCCGGTTTCCGACGCGGCCTCGCAGCTCGTGTTTTCGTCCCGGGCGCGCATCAGCGACATCATCCACGGCCGGGACGACCGGCTCCTCGTGGTGGTCGGCCCCTGCTCGATCCACGATCCGGCGGCGGCGCTCGAATACGGGACGCGTCTCAAAGCCGAGGCGGACCGTTGGAAGGAGGTCCTCGAAATCGTCATGCGGGTGTACTTCGAAAAGCCGCGGACGACGGTCGGATGGAAGGGGCTGATCAACGATCCCTACCTGAACAACTCGTTCGGAGTGAACGAGGGGCTCCGGATCGCACGGGGGCTCCTTCGCGACCTCGTGGATATGGGGCTCGCCACCGGAACCGAATACCTCGATCCGATTTCCCCCCAGTACTCCGGCGACCTCGTTTGTTGGGGCGCGATCGGAGCGCGCACGACCGAAAGCCAGGTCCACCGCCAGCTCGCGTCGGGACTCTCCTGTCCGATCGGCTTCAAGAACAGCACGCTCGGCTCGGTTCAGGTGGCGGTGGACGCCGTCCGGGCCGCGCGCAGCTCGCACATCTTCCTCTCGGTCACGAAGCAGGGAAGGTCGGCGATTTTTTCGACCTCGGGAAATGAAGACTGCCACATCATCCTGCGGGGCGGCAGCGACGGCCCGAATTACGACAGCGCCTCGGTGCGGGCTGCGACCGCCCTCCTCCGCGCGGCAGGCCTTCCCCCACGGCTGATGATCGACCTGAGCCATGCGAACAGCCGCAAGGAATACAAGCGCCAATTGGAGGCCTGCGCGGACGTTTGTGACCAGCTCCGCACCGGCGAGGAGGGGATCATGGGCGTCATGATCGAAAGCAATCTGGTGGAAGGCGCCCAGGCGCTCGATCCGGGGCAAAAGCTCGTGTACGGTCAGAGCGTCACCGACGCCTGTCTCGGCTGGGAAGACACGCTGGGTTGCCTCGAAAGCCTCGCGGAGGTGAACCAGGCCCGGATGGCCTTCCTCGCCGCCGGCGCTACCTGA
- a CDS encoding quinone oxidoreductase codes for MRAIRVHEIGGAEVLGVEEIAAPTPGEGEARVKIAAAGVNFIDVYQRTGAYKMPLPFTPGMEGAGVVDAVGAGVTGVKVGDRVAYAMQAGSYAEQAIVPAWKLVPVPDAVELDAAAAVMLQGMTAHYLAFSTFPLAKGQRALVHAAAGGVGLLLTQIAKRLGATVYGTVSTEQKAELARATGADEVIRYDQTDFAEEVRRFTGGEGLDVVYDSVGKDTFDRSMSVLRPRGMMVLYGQSSGAVPPVDPQRLNSGGSLFLTRPTLGHYIASPVELRRRAGDLFDWIASGELKVRIGERHPLEEAGVAHERLTGRKTTGKVLLEIG; via the coding sequence ATGCGAGCGATACGAGTCCATGAGATCGGGGGCGCTGAGGTCCTGGGGGTCGAAGAAATCGCCGCGCCGACCCCGGGCGAAGGCGAAGCGAGGGTGAAGATCGCCGCGGCCGGCGTCAACTTCATTGATGTCTATCAGCGCACCGGCGCCTATAAGATGCCCCTCCCCTTTACGCCCGGGATGGAAGGAGCGGGGGTGGTGGACGCGGTCGGAGCGGGAGTGACCGGGGTCAAAGTCGGTGACCGCGTCGCGTATGCGATGCAGGCGGGGAGTTACGCCGAGCAGGCGATCGTCCCCGCGTGGAAGCTCGTGCCCGTCCCGGACGCGGTGGAGCTCGACGCGGCGGCTGCGGTGATGCTCCAGGGGATGACCGCCCACTACCTGGCCTTCAGCACTTTCCCGCTCGCGAAGGGGCAGCGAGCGCTCGTGCATGCGGCGGCCGGCGGGGTCGGGCTCCTCCTGACCCAGATCGCCAAGCGCCTCGGGGCCACCGTCTACGGGACCGTTTCGACCGAACAGAAAGCCGAGCTCGCGCGTGCAACCGGCGCCGACGAGGTGATCCGTTACGACCAGACCGATTTTGCCGAGGAAGTGAGGCGCTTCACCGGCGGGGAGGGACTCGACGTCGTGTACGACTCGGTGGGCAAGGACACCTTCGATCGGAGCATGTCGGTGCTCCGCCCCAGGGGCATGATGGTTCTCTACGGGCAGTCGAGCGGCGCCGTCCCTCCCGTGGATCCGCAGCGCCTGAATTCGGGAGGCTCGCTCTTCCTGACCCGCCCCACGCTCGGTCACTACATCGCGAGCCCCGTCGAGCTCCGGCGCCGAGCCGGCGACCTCTTCGATTGGATCGCATCCGGCGAGCTGAAGGTGAGAATCGGGGAGCGGCACCCCCTCGAAGAGGCGGGAGTCGCGCACGAGCGATTGACGGGAAGGAAAACGACCGGAAAAGTCCTGCTCGAAATCGGGTGA
- a CDS encoding SDR family NAD(P)-dependent oxidoreductase, giving the protein MKRERTNRPAARGADFGPLMGTGAMLLLGVLLSPTLPFTLGAHVAAQAPAVGEDQQVVLVTGSTDGLGREVARAVAGTGAHVIVHGRNRERGMELVAEIEAEGVGSARFYAADFGELEQVRELARAILEDYDRLDVLVNNAGIWLEADQGRVLSADGHELHFQVNYLAGFLLTRMLLPLLVESAPGRIVNVASGAQSPLDFGNVNLDVGYTDGRAYGQSKLAQILFTVDLAQELEGTGVIALSLHPATLMDTNMVLARGTAPRSSVEDGKRAVMHLITGEGLESGTYFNGTNPARANAQAYDAEARAALRELSAALAALELR; this is encoded by the coding sequence ATGAAGAGAGAGCGGACGAATCGGCCGGCCGCTCGCGGCGCGGACTTCGGACCCCTGATGGGTACCGGCGCGATGCTCCTCCTCGGGGTCCTGCTTTCACCTACCCTTCCCTTCACGCTCGGAGCCCACGTGGCCGCGCAGGCACCTGCCGTCGGTGAGGATCAACAGGTCGTCCTCGTGACCGGCTCCACCGACGGCCTCGGGCGCGAGGTCGCCCGCGCCGTCGCGGGGACCGGCGCACATGTGATCGTGCATGGAAGGAACCGCGAGCGTGGGATGGAGCTCGTCGCGGAGATCGAGGCCGAAGGCGTCGGAAGCGCGCGGTTTTACGCCGCCGACTTCGGGGAGCTGGAGCAGGTTCGGGAGCTCGCGCGGGCCATCTTGGAGGACTACGACCGGCTCGACGTCCTGGTCAATAACGCAGGGATCTGGCTCGAAGCCGACCAGGGGCGAGTCCTGAGCGCGGACGGGCACGAGCTCCACTTTCAGGTGAACTACCTTGCCGGGTTCCTCCTCACAAGGATGCTCCTTCCCTTACTCGTGGAAAGTGCGCCCGGCCGTATCGTGAACGTGGCATCCGGGGCACAATCCCCTCTCGACTTCGGCAACGTGAACCTCGACGTGGGCTACACGGACGGGCGTGCCTACGGACAGAGCAAGCTCGCGCAGATCCTCTTCACGGTGGATCTCGCCCAGGAGCTCGAAGGAACCGGAGTGATCGCACTCTCCCTCCATCCTGCGACCCTCATGGACACGAACATGGTGCTCGCGCGGGGGACGGCGCCGCGGAGCTCGGTGGAAGACGGGAAGAGGGCGGTGATGCACCTCATCACCGGAGAAGGATTGGAGAGCGGGACTTACTTCAACGGGACGAATCCGGCGCGGGCGAACGCGCAGGCCTACGATGCCGAAGCGCGTGCCGCGCTTCGCGAGCTGAGCGCCGCTCTGGCGGCGTTGGAGCTCAGGTAG
- a CDS encoding SDR family oxidoreductase, which produces MFREGLLQGKRILVTGGGTGLGKEMTEAYLSLGAELFICGRRKGVLDETAAELMDRRGGSVKTFGVDIRSAEAVDEMAGAIWADGGPLTGLVNNAAGNFISPTKDLSTRGFDAIANIVLHGTFYVTHAVGRRWIADGVPGNVISILVTWVWNGSAFVVPSAMAKAGVHIMTRSLAAEWAPYGIRLNAIAPGSFPTKGATERLRPEGLEDVYPAMESIPMGRAGRMDELRNLATFLMADGCEYLTGECIVIDGAAHLIGAGQFYHLSSLSEGDWETMRSAIRAADEKDRARRSV; this is translated from the coding sequence ATGTTCAGGGAAGGGCTTCTCCAGGGGAAACGAATCCTCGTGACCGGAGGAGGAACGGGCCTCGGAAAGGAGATGACCGAGGCTTACCTCTCCCTGGGAGCGGAGCTCTTCATTTGCGGGCGGAGGAAGGGCGTGCTCGACGAAACGGCGGCCGAGCTCATGGACCGCCGCGGCGGAAGCGTGAAGACCTTCGGCGTGGACATCCGGAGCGCGGAGGCCGTGGACGAGATGGCCGGGGCGATCTGGGCAGACGGCGGACCTCTGACAGGGCTCGTCAACAACGCCGCGGGGAACTTCATTTCCCCCACGAAGGACCTGTCCACCCGCGGCTTCGACGCCATCGCGAACATCGTCCTCCACGGGACCTTTTACGTGACCCACGCGGTGGGGCGCCGATGGATTGCGGACGGTGTTCCCGGAAACGTCATCTCGATTCTCGTCACCTGGGTCTGGAACGGAAGCGCGTTCGTCGTTCCCTCCGCGATGGCGAAGGCGGGCGTCCACATCATGACCCGCTCGCTCGCCGCCGAGTGGGCGCCCTACGGGATTCGACTCAACGCGATCGCACCGGGCTCCTTTCCGACGAAGGGCGCGACTGAGCGTCTCCGTCCCGAAGGGCTCGAGGACGTCTACCCCGCGATGGAGTCCATCCCGATGGGGAGAGCCGGCCGGATGGACGAGCTGCGCAACCTCGCCACCTTCCTCATGGCGGACGGTTGCGAATATCTGACGGGGGAATGCATCGTGATCGACGGCGCGGCCCATCTGATCGGCGCGGGGCAGTTCTACCATCTCTCGTCGCTCTCCGAAGGCGACTGGGAGACGATGCGTTCCGCCATCCGCGCCGCCGACGAGAAGGACCGGGCGCGCCGAAGCGTGTAA